The following coding sequences are from one Chloracidobacterium sp. window:
- a CDS encoding YajQ family cyclic di-GMP-binding protein → MAKDNSFDIVSQVDMAEVVNAVNQAMKEIGQRFDFKGSQSRIDLEGRELVLTADDEYKLKSVIDILQSKLIKRNVSLKALEYGKVEPAAGGTVRQRIKLQQGIPTEKAREIVKFIKETKAKVQAAIQGDMVRVSGKDRDVLQEVIAKLRAHDFGIDMQFTNYRSN, encoded by the coding sequence ATGGCAAAGGACAACTCATTTGACATCGTTTCGCAGGTTGACATGGCGGAGGTCGTCAACGCCGTCAATCAGGCGATGAAGGAAATCGGTCAACGTTTTGACTTCAAGGGCAGTCAGAGCCGGATTGACCTTGAAGGACGCGAGCTCGTGTTGACGGCGGATGACGAGTACAAGCTCAAGAGCGTCATTGACATTCTTCAGTCAAAACTCATCAAGCGCAACGTGTCGCTCAAGGCGCTCGAGTACGGCAAAGTCGAGCCGGCGGCGGGTGGAACGGTTCGACAGCGCATCAAGCTGCAACAGGGCATTCCGACCGAGAAGGCCCGCGAAATCGTTAAGTTCATCAAGGAAACCAAAGCTAAAGTGCAAGCCGCCATTCAGGGCGATATGGTGCGCGTCAGCGGCAAGGATCGGGATGTGCTGCAGGAGGTCATCGCCAAACTTCGGGCGCACGACTTCGGCATTGACATGCAGTTTACGAACTATCGCTCGAACTGA
- a CDS encoding NFACT RNA binding domain-containing protein: MDGFLLAALVRELNTALTQLDRGLPVGKVAAAGRDAVLLDLRRRDGRWLFLAARPHDSRLHPTDCRPRDADATSEPPFVARLRKALRGARLTYIVKAAGERSVTLTFDGFDDTEQPTRWLLRHDLTGRYANLWLLTADEVVVDALRPWDGTPGEPYRHRGGEDRRLTWDAVTPDVLPGSAAALERFLLDHVRGCRPSVAREAAFRAQSAGMWAAFESVRAELLCPTAFFLYERPDGPELSLVRLTHAPEAPAMTFTSAQEAAAAFFERLEHQTAQSERRRRWRRAVTTWRQRLERALQKLDEADAAARDAEQWRRWGELLYANLATARRTPAGVEVVDYYTETQPTIVIPLASVEEDLTAAAQRFFQRYQRAQRTLAANAERRATLEAELAAAVRLEQMTAAASEAEEEAWFAELCARLPFDLQPREDAPAGKTPREPNDWAGLRRYRGPEGYEIVVGRTARDNDRLTFTLARPHDLWLHAADYPGAHVVIRNPQRKTVPPQVILAAAELAAYFSQAKQAAWVDVQVAERRHVARPRKGAPGEVLVRESRTVTAAPREVLPRMA, translated from the coding sequence ATGGACGGTTTTCTACTGGCGGCGCTGGTAAGGGAACTGAACACCGCGCTGACCCAACTTGATCGTGGGCTGCCGGTCGGCAAGGTCGCAGCGGCTGGCCGCGACGCCGTCCTGCTTGACTTACGGCGACGCGACGGACGTTGGCTGTTTCTCGCTGCCCGTCCGCACGACAGCCGCCTGCATCCGACCGACTGCCGGCCGCGTGACGCCGACGCCACAAGTGAGCCGCCGTTTGTGGCGCGGCTGCGCAAGGCGCTGCGCGGCGCGCGCCTGACGTACATCGTCAAAGCGGCAGGGGAGCGTTCGGTGACGTTGACGTTTGACGGCTTTGACGACACAGAACAGCCTACTCGCTGGCTGCTGCGCCATGACCTGACGGGCCGCTACGCCAACCTGTGGTTGCTGACCGCAGACGAAGTGGTGGTGGACGCCCTGCGTCCGTGGGATGGGACGCCGGGGGAGCCGTACCGGCATCGGGGCGGCGAAGACCGGCGGTTGACGTGGGACGCCGTGACGCCGGATGTGTTGCCGGGTTCGGCGGCGGCTTTGGAGCGCTTTCTGCTCGATCACGTACGGGGTTGTCGCCCGTCCGTGGCGCGCGAGGCGGCGTTTCGAGCGCAGTCTGCGGGAATGTGGGCGGCGTTTGAGAGCGTCCGGGCGGAGCTTCTATGCCCAACGGCGTTTTTCCTCTATGAACGGCCGGACGGCCCGGAGCTTTCGCTAGTTCGGTTGACGCATGCGCCGGAAGCGCCAGCGATGACCTTCACTTCGGCGCAGGAAGCCGCCGCCGCCTTTTTTGAACGACTAGAACACCAAACGGCGCAGTCGGAACGCCGCCGGCGTTGGCGGCGCGCGGTAACAACATGGCGTCAACGGTTGGAGCGGGCGTTGCAGAAGTTGGATGAAGCGGACGCGGCAGCGCGCGACGCCGAACAGTGGCGACGGTGGGGCGAGCTGCTGTACGCCAATTTGGCGACAGCGCGGCGGACACCCGCCGGCGTTGAGGTCGTGGACTACTACACCGAGACACAGCCGACCATCGTTATCCCGTTGGCGTCGGTGGAAGAAGACCTGACTGCCGCCGCCCAGCGTTTTTTTCAGCGCTACCAACGGGCGCAACGAACGCTGGCGGCCAACGCTGAACGACGCGCGACGCTGGAAGCCGAACTGGCCGCCGCCGTACGCCTTGAACAAATGACAGCCGCCGCCTCTGAAGCTGAGGAGGAAGCATGGTTCGCCGAGCTGTGCGCACGGCTTCCGTTTGACCTCCAACCGCGTGAGGATGCGCCAGCGGGAAAAACGCCGCGCGAGCCAAACGATTGGGCCGGGCTACGGCGGTATCGCGGTCCTGAAGGCTACGAAATCGTCGTGGGTCGAACAGCGCGCGACAATGACCGGCTGACGTTTACGCTGGCGCGTCCGCATGATCTCTGGTTGCATGCGGCGGATTATCCGGGAGCGCATGTTGTGATTCGGAACCCCCAGCGGAAAACCGTCCCGCCGCAGGTCATTCTGGCGGCGGCAGAACTGGCGGCGTACTTTTCGCAGGCGAAGCAGGCGGCGTGGGTGGATGTCCAGGTAGCGGAGCGGCGGCATGTGGCGCGTCCGCGCAAGGGAGCACCGGGAGAGGTGCTGGTGCGCGAAAGCCGGACAGTGACAGCCGCTCCGCGCGAAGTTCTCCCGCGTATGGCTTAG